In Mycobacterium stomatepiae, the following are encoded in one genomic region:
- the frc gene encoding formyl-CoA transferase, with translation MSELPLSGIKVIDFTGVQAGPACTQMLAWFGADVLKVERTTGGDVTRNQLRDIPDVDALYFTMLNSNKRSLAINTKSPQGVEVMEKLIRQADVLVENFAPGAMDRMGLSWDKIQEWNPRLIFGSVKGFNDDSSWNDLKVYENVAQCAGGNASTTGFWDGPPTVAGGALGDSNTGMHLLIGILTALIARDKTGKGQKVSASMQDSVLNLCRVKLRDQQRLERVGYLEEYPQYPNGTFGDAVPRGGNAGGGGQPGWVVKCKGWETDPNAYIYFTIQEQNWKRTAEAIGRP, from the coding sequence ATGAGCGAACTGCCGTTGTCTGGCATCAAGGTCATCGACTTCACCGGGGTGCAGGCGGGGCCCGCCTGCACCCAGATGCTCGCCTGGTTCGGAGCGGACGTCCTGAAGGTCGAGCGGACCACTGGTGGCGATGTGACGCGTAATCAGTTGCGCGACATACCGGATGTCGACGCGTTGTACTTCACGATGCTCAACAGCAACAAGCGTTCGCTGGCGATCAACACGAAATCTCCGCAAGGTGTCGAGGTGATGGAGAAGCTGATCCGCCAGGCCGATGTGCTGGTGGAGAACTTCGCTCCAGGGGCGATGGACCGAATGGGGTTGTCCTGGGACAAGATCCAGGAGTGGAACCCGCGGCTGATCTTCGGTTCGGTCAAGGGCTTTAACGACGACTCGTCGTGGAACGACCTCAAGGTCTATGAGAACGTCGCGCAGTGCGCCGGCGGCAACGCTTCCACCACCGGCTTCTGGGATGGGCCGCCGACCGTGGCCGGGGGCGCCCTCGGCGACAGCAACACCGGTATGCACCTCCTGATCGGCATCTTGACCGCACTGATCGCGCGCGACAAGACCGGCAAGGGCCAGAAGGTGTCTGCGTCCATGCAGGACTCCGTGCTCAACCTGTGCCGGGTCAAGCTGCGCGACCAACAGCGCCTGGAGCGGGTGGGCTACCTGGAGGAGTACCCGCAGTACCCCAATGGCACGTTCGGCGACGCGGTGCCGCGCGGCGGCAACGCCGGCGGTGGCGGCCAGCCCGGCTGGGTGGTCAAGTGCAAGGGCTGGGAGACCGACCCCAACGCCTACATCTACTTCACCATCCAAGAGCAGAACTGGAAGCGCACTGCCGAGGCCATCGGTCGCCCCTAG
- a CDS encoding OFA family MFS transporter: MSSTLTSYREVIDANGRVYRVGETDRDLLGRSRASMVWLPWIAMMAVSVFEYGYGAAADILRHAHGWTLSETFWLLSVWAVFQAAVAYPAGRLREKGITSARSTMLAAAVLSALGFVTVAHSSNLVVAFLGFAVCGGCGVGLVYSTGITIVGKWYPERRGAKTGFVCGGFAYGAVPFIFIFSYALHPNTYEWVLDLVGAFMLIVLTVCGLYFQDPPKNWWPADVDPLQHADANANVRSLQKNPPAVRQYSPLEAIKTGMLPLIWLSLGITTGVSLFGISYMVPLAKHLGFGAMIVASSAGALSIINGVGRTATGYVSDRIGRKQTLLVVLLVSVVALIGLLYTGLAKNEIAFIFFAVLVGFGGGAFYPLFATLTTDYFGENNNASNYGIVYSAKLVGSILGIGVGASVIDAWGYTGAYWLAAASALLSAVTAAFLRQPGRRRNKDVTAPAPVGQATPSAPSAAS; this comes from the coding sequence ATGTCTTCAACTCTCACCTCCTATCGCGAGGTGATCGACGCGAACGGTCGCGTCTATCGCGTCGGCGAAACCGATCGCGACCTGCTCGGCAGATCCCGGGCTTCGATGGTCTGGCTGCCGTGGATCGCGATGATGGCAGTCAGCGTTTTTGAATACGGTTACGGCGCCGCCGCCGACATCCTGCGCCACGCCCACGGCTGGACTCTGTCCGAAACCTTCTGGCTGCTCTCGGTGTGGGCGGTGTTTCAGGCGGCCGTCGCCTATCCCGCCGGCCGGCTGAGGGAGAAGGGAATCACCTCGGCCAGGTCCACCATGCTGGCCGCCGCCGTGTTGTCCGCGCTGGGTTTCGTCACCGTCGCGCACAGCAGCAATCTGGTCGTGGCCTTCCTCGGATTCGCGGTATGCGGTGGCTGCGGCGTCGGGTTGGTGTACTCGACGGGAATCACCATTGTCGGTAAGTGGTATCCCGAGCGGCGCGGCGCCAAGACCGGGTTCGTGTGCGGCGGGTTCGCCTACGGCGCAGTACCTTTCATCTTCATCTTCAGTTATGCGCTGCACCCGAACACCTACGAGTGGGTGCTCGACCTGGTAGGCGCATTCATGCTGATCGTTCTCACGGTATGCGGCCTGTATTTCCAGGACCCGCCCAAGAACTGGTGGCCGGCCGATGTCGACCCGCTGCAGCACGCCGACGCCAACGCCAACGTCAGAAGCCTGCAGAAAAATCCCCCGGCGGTGCGCCAGTACAGCCCGCTGGAGGCGATCAAGACGGGCATGTTGCCGCTGATCTGGCTGTCGTTGGGGATCACGACCGGTGTCTCGCTGTTCGGCATCAGCTACATGGTTCCGCTCGCCAAACACCTCGGCTTCGGCGCGATGATCGTGGCCTCATCGGCGGGCGCGCTGTCGATCATCAATGGCGTCGGCCGCACGGCGACCGGCTATGTCTCGGACCGGATCGGTCGCAAGCAGACGCTGCTGGTCGTGCTGCTGGTGTCGGTCGTCGCCCTGATCGGTCTGCTCTACACCGGGCTGGCCAAGAACGAGATCGCCTTCATCTTCTTCGCGGTCCTCGTCGGGTTCGGCGGCGGTGCTTTCTATCCGCTGTTCGCGACGCTAACCACCGACTACTTCGGCGAAAACAACAACGCCAGCAATTACGGCATCGTCTACAGCGCCAAGCTGGTTGGCTCGATCCTGGGAATTGGCGTGGGCGCCAGCGTGATTGACGCCTGGGGCTACACCGGTGCCTACTGGCTGGCGGCGGCAAGCGCGCTGCTCTCAGCGGTAACCGCGGCGTTTTTGCGGCAGCCGGGACGGCGGAGAAACAAGGATGTGACGGCTCCGGCGCCGGTCGGTCAGGCCACGCCCTCGGCGCCTTCGGCGGCTTCCTGA
- a CDS encoding MFS transporter, whose amino-acid sequence MLWLPWTAMAGISVLQFGYGVAVIAVQQPHHPLSPGAFWVLALWVLFQAGATAATPPLRRRWKIHPSAAMSIGAVLSALGPLTLSCTGNLALAVLGYSALCGIGAGMVYATCLSTVAHWYPEQRGAKVSLVSGGFGCGAVPFVVLFAFALHPHNIGPVFTAVGVCVLVVVTLCGALFRDPPADWWPAEVDPRLWGFDKRINRSLWGNAPAIRQYWPSEAARTSAFCVVYAIAVVASAAALLSIVYVPAIAITHGLSLAVGAIAVAVLALVNGGGRIIASRFSDRYDRRQTLSPALGVEVLALVGLAYSASAGSTVGFVTFAALGGLAGGAFYSLFINLVADYFGERSAVGNFGLLYSAKVFGGLIGVGLPALSLPAGRLGAAFVAVGLLCWCAAIAPRWLRRPGYPVCRLSN is encoded by the coding sequence ATGCTGTGGCTGCCATGGACGGCGATGGCCGGTATCAGCGTGCTCCAATTCGGCTACGGTGTCGCGGTTATCGCCGTTCAGCAGCCGCATCACCCGCTTTCCCCCGGCGCCTTCTGGGTACTGGCGTTGTGGGTGCTCTTCCAGGCGGGCGCCACCGCGGCCACGCCACCGCTGAGACGGCGGTGGAAAATTCACCCGTCGGCCGCGATGTCGATCGGCGCTGTCTTGTCCGCCCTTGGCCCGCTGACGCTTTCGTGCACGGGCAATCTCGCACTCGCGGTGCTGGGCTACTCCGCGTTGTGCGGTATCGGCGCCGGGATGGTTTACGCCACTTGCCTTTCCACTGTTGCCCATTGGTATCCCGAGCAACGGGGTGCGAAAGTCTCGCTGGTGTCAGGCGGGTTCGGTTGCGGCGCGGTCCCGTTCGTCGTGTTGTTCGCTTTCGCACTCCACCCCCACAACATCGGGCCGGTGTTCACCGCGGTCGGGGTGTGTGTCCTCGTCGTAGTGACGTTGTGCGGCGCCCTTTTTCGCGACCCACCCGCAGACTGGTGGCCGGCTGAGGTCGACCCTCGACTGTGGGGCTTCGACAAGCGGATAAACCGCAGCCTATGGGGCAATGCGCCGGCGATACGCCAGTATTGGCCCAGTGAGGCCGCACGCACCTCGGCCTTTTGTGTCGTCTACGCCATTGCGGTGGTGGCATCGGCCGCGGCGCTGTTGAGCATCGTCTACGTGCCGGCCATCGCCATAACCCATGGCTTGTCGCTGGCCGTCGGCGCGATCGCCGTTGCGGTGCTGGCACTGGTCAACGGCGGGGGACGTATCATCGCGAGCCGGTTCTCGGACCGATACGACAGACGTCAAACGTTGAGTCCCGCACTCGGAGTCGAGGTTTTGGCGCTGGTGGGCCTGGCGTACTCGGCCTCGGCGGGCTCCACCGTCGGATTCGTCACCTTTGCCGCGCTCGGCGGGCTGGCCGGCGGCGCCTTCTATTCGCTGTTCATCAATCTCGTCGCCGACTACTTCGGCGAGCGCAGCGCGGTCGGGAACTTCGGGCTGCTCTACAGCGCCAAGGTCTTCGGCGGTCTGATCGGGGTGGGCCTGCCCGCGCTGTCGCTGCCTGCCGGACGGCTGGGAGCGGCCTTCGTCGCCGTCGGCTTGCTCTGCTGGTGCGCCGCCATCGCACCACGGTGGCTTCGGCGCCCCGGTTATCCCGTTTGCCGCCTGTCGAATTGA
- a CDS encoding enoyl-CoA hydratase, whose protein sequence is MSDDILLVSTDERVRTLTLNRPQSRNALSSALRDRFFAALAEAETDDDVDVVILTGADPVFCAGLDLKELGDSTALPDISPRWPPMTKPVIGAINGAAVTGGLELVLYCDVVIASEQARFADTHARVGLLPTWGLSVRLPQKVGVGLARRMSLTGDYLSAADALRAGLATEVVPHDQLLPAARRVAASIVGNNQDAVRALLSSYHRIDESQTSEGLWLEAMAARQFRTTGDDIAANREAVLQRGRAQVR, encoded by the coding sequence ATGAGCGACGACATTCTGTTGGTCAGCACCGACGAGCGGGTGCGCACCCTGACCCTGAACCGGCCGCAGTCGCGCAACGCGCTGTCCTCGGCGCTGCGGGATCGGTTCTTCGCGGCGCTGGCCGAGGCCGAAACCGACGACGACGTGGACGTCGTGATCCTGACCGGGGCCGATCCGGTGTTCTGCGCCGGACTGGATCTCAAGGAGCTGGGTGATTCGACGGCTCTGCCCGACATCTCGCCGCGGTGGCCGCCGATGACCAAGCCGGTGATCGGCGCGATCAACGGAGCCGCGGTCACCGGCGGGCTGGAGCTGGTGCTGTACTGCGACGTCGTGATCGCCTCGGAGCAGGCACGCTTCGCCGACACCCATGCCCGGGTCGGCCTGCTGCCGACCTGGGGACTGAGCGTGCGGCTGCCGCAAAAGGTGGGTGTCGGCCTGGCCCGGCGCATGAGCCTCACCGGCGATTACCTGTCCGCCGCCGACGCGCTGCGGGCCGGGCTGGCCACCGAGGTGGTGCCGCACGACCAGCTGCTACCCGCCGCCCGCCGCGTGGCCGCGTCGATCGTCGGCAACAACCAGGACGCGGTGCGCGCACTGCTGAGCTCCTACCATCGCATCGACGAGTCCCAGACCAGCGAGGGCCTGTGGCTGGAAGCCATGGCGGCCCGGCAGTTTCGGACCACCGGCGACGACATCGCCGCCAATCGCGAGGCGGTGCTGCAGCGCGGTCGGGCGCAAGTCCGCTGA
- the frc gene encoding formyl-CoA transferase → MGKALDGVRVLDMTHVQSGPSATQMLAWLAADVVKLETPNGGDVTRGQLRDLPEVDSLYFTMLNCNKRSVTVNMKSEDGQEIFSRLVARSDVLVENFGPGVVDRFGFSWARLQQINPRLIYASIKGFGPGKYVDFKAYEIIAQAVGGAMATTGFEDGPPTATGAQIGDSGTGIQLVAAILAALFQRTNTGRGQRVEVAMQAAVLNLCRVKLRDQQQLAHGPLHEYPNERFGDEVPRSGNASGGGQPGWAVRTKGGGPNDYIYVIVQPAGWAPLAELIGRPDLADHPDWARQEDRLPKLDKVFALIEDWSQRHTKWEAMEALNALNVPCGPVLSTKELIEDQTLADLDAIVTVEHPERGAFKTVGSPLRLSDSPVDVVRSPLLGEHTEEICEELGYSPDELQRFRSAGVI, encoded by the coding sequence ATGGGTAAGGCATTAGACGGCGTTCGGGTGCTCGATATGACTCACGTGCAGTCGGGTCCCTCTGCGACGCAGATGCTGGCCTGGTTGGCCGCCGACGTCGTCAAGCTCGAGACACCAAACGGCGGAGACGTCACTCGGGGCCAGCTGCGCGACCTCCCCGAGGTGGACAGTCTCTATTTCACAATGCTGAACTGCAACAAACGCAGTGTGACGGTGAACATGAAAAGCGAAGACGGTCAGGAGATCTTCAGCAGACTGGTAGCGCGCTCCGATGTGTTGGTGGAGAACTTCGGCCCCGGCGTCGTCGACCGGTTCGGTTTCAGTTGGGCTCGGCTGCAGCAGATCAACCCACGGTTGATCTATGCGTCGATCAAGGGATTCGGCCCGGGCAAGTACGTCGACTTCAAGGCCTACGAAATCATCGCCCAGGCGGTGGGTGGAGCCATGGCCACCACGGGTTTCGAGGACGGGCCGCCCACTGCCACGGGCGCACAAATCGGCGACTCCGGCACCGGGATTCAACTCGTCGCCGCCATCCTGGCCGCGCTGTTCCAGCGCACCAACACCGGCCGTGGCCAGCGTGTCGAGGTCGCGATGCAGGCCGCCGTGCTCAACCTATGTCGGGTGAAGTTGCGCGATCAGCAGCAGCTGGCGCATGGCCCGCTACACGAATACCCCAATGAGCGCTTCGGCGACGAGGTGCCGCGGTCGGGCAACGCGTCCGGGGGAGGCCAACCCGGTTGGGCCGTTCGCACCAAAGGCGGTGGCCCCAACGACTACATCTACGTCATCGTTCAGCCCGCCGGATGGGCGCCGCTCGCCGAGCTGATCGGACGGCCCGACCTCGCCGATCATCCGGACTGGGCCCGGCAGGAAGACCGGCTACCCAAGCTGGACAAGGTCTTTGCTCTGATCGAGGACTGGAGTCAACGGCACACCAAATGGGAGGCCATGGAGGCGCTCAATGCTCTCAACGTGCCCTGCGGCCCGGTGCTCAGCACCAAGGAGCTGATCGAGGACCAGACACTGGCTGATCTGGACGCGATCGTGACCGTCGAGCACCCCGAGCGCGGTGCGTTCAAGACCGTCGGCAGCCCGCTACGGCTGTCCGACTCACCCGTCGATGTGGTGCGTTCACCGCTGCTCGGCGAGCACACCGAGGAGATCTGCGAGGAACTCGGTTATTCGCCAGATGAGTTGCAGCGCTTCAGAAGCGCCGGCGTGATCTGA
- a CDS encoding PAS domain-containing protein → MNSPDSRVAPHAADTDMSAEWLAQAVVAATPEALVVCDASGTIRLWNNGAQRVFGYSPSEAMGQSLDIIIPAKLRKRHWDGYHQTMATGQTRYGEQLLSVPATHRDGRRLSIEFSVALLHHDDGRIVGISAIMREVTERRDAERALRGRLAELEARLVDLESATT, encoded by the coding sequence GTGAACAGCCCGGATTCACGCGTGGCACCGCACGCCGCGGACACCGACATGAGTGCGGAATGGCTTGCCCAGGCGGTCGTAGCCGCGACGCCGGAGGCGCTCGTGGTGTGCGACGCGAGCGGGACGATCCGGTTGTGGAACAACGGGGCGCAGCGCGTTTTCGGCTACTCCCCGTCCGAGGCGATGGGACAGAGCCTCGACATCATCATCCCGGCAAAGCTGCGGAAACGACACTGGGACGGCTATCACCAAACGATGGCCACCGGGCAAACCCGTTACGGCGAGCAACTGCTGAGCGTGCCCGCTACGCACCGGGACGGGCGCCGGCTGTCGATCGAATTCAGCGTCGCCCTGCTGCACCACGACGACGGTCGCATCGTCGGAATATCCGCGATCATGCGCGAGGTGACCGAGCGCCGCGACGCGGAGCGGGCGCTGCGCGGCCGGCTTGCCGAACTCGAGGCGCGCCTGGTCGACCTCGAGAGCGCGACCACTTGA
- a CDS encoding DHH family phosphoesterase: MTTIDPKTELARAPRAGTRVDAIVAAELLSAATTIGVICHVHPDADTIGAGLALAAVLDRSDKQVEVSFAAPSTLPESLRSLPGCELLVTPDAMRRDVDLVVTVDVPSKKRLGALGDVLGPEQPLLVIDHHASNEMFGTANYVDPSADSTTLLVAELLDAWGKSIDRDVAHCIYAGLTTDTGSFRWASARAFRLAARLVELGVDNAKISRTLMDTHPFVWLPLLSRVLGSAQLVPDAVEGRGLVYAVVDNQDWTNSRPEEVESIVDIVRTTQQAEVAAVFKEVDPQQWSVSMRAKADVDLAAVASVFGGGGHRLAAGYSTSGSIDDAVASLRTALG; the protein is encoded by the coding sequence GTGACGACCATCGACCCCAAGACTGAGCTGGCCCGCGCCCCCCGCGCGGGGACGCGGGTCGACGCGATCGTTGCGGCCGAATTGCTTTCGGCGGCAACGACAATCGGGGTGATCTGCCACGTCCATCCCGACGCCGACACGATCGGCGCGGGATTGGCACTGGCCGCGGTGCTCGATCGGAGCGACAAGCAGGTCGAGGTCAGCTTCGCCGCTCCGTCGACCCTGCCCGAGTCGCTGCGTTCGCTGCCAGGGTGCGAGCTGCTGGTGACCCCCGACGCGATGCGCCGCGACGTGGACTTGGTTGTGACGGTGGATGTTCCGAGCAAAAAACGGCTCGGCGCGCTCGGCGACGTGCTCGGGCCGGAGCAGCCGCTGCTGGTGATCGATCACCACGCCTCCAACGAGATGTTCGGCACCGCGAACTACGTCGACCCGTCGGCGGACTCCACCACGCTGTTGGTGGCCGAACTTCTCGATGCCTGGGGCAAGTCGATCGACCGCGACGTCGCACACTGCATCTACGCCGGCCTGACCACCGACACCGGTTCGTTCCGCTGGGCCAGCGCCCGCGCCTTCCGGCTAGCCGCCCGGCTGGTCGAACTCGGCGTGGACAACGCCAAGATCAGCCGAACGCTGATGGACACCCACCCGTTCGTCTGGCTACCGCTGCTGTCCCGGGTGCTGGGCTCGGCGCAACTGGTGCCGGACGCGGTCGAGGGGCGCGGGCTGGTCTACGCGGTCGTCGACAACCAGGACTGGACCAACTCGCGTCCGGAGGAAGTCGAGAGCATCGTCGACATCGTGCGCACCACGCAGCAGGCCGAGGTGGCCGCGGTGTTCAAAGAGGTTGACCCGCAACAGTGGTCGGTGTCGATGCGCGCCAAGGCCGACGTGGATCTGGCCGCGGTCGCGTCGGTGTTCGGCGGCGGTGGTCACCGGCTGGCCGCCGGCTACTCGACCTCCGGGTCGATCGACGACGCGGTGGCCTCGCTGCGTACTGCGCTTGGTTAG
- a CDS encoding GntR family transcriptional regulator — protein MRLERPAPLREAAYEALMELIITRELRPGQHLVENELAAQLGVSRQPIREALQRLQSEGWVDLRPALGAFVHVPTDAEADELLGVRTLLEAESARLAARAAKPPQVERLWELHRTGEKALAGGDKEGLVTANDAFHSYIVAMSANSVLANLIGQVGRRVRWYYEPIALARGKDAWDEHAELIEAIAGRSGKRAGDLMRRHTERTREIYHQRRQEAAEGAEGVA, from the coding sequence ATGAGGTTGGAGCGACCGGCGCCGTTGCGCGAGGCCGCCTACGAGGCGCTGATGGAGCTGATCATCACCCGTGAGCTGCGACCCGGGCAGCACTTGGTGGAGAACGAGTTGGCGGCCCAGCTCGGTGTCAGCCGCCAACCCATTCGAGAGGCGTTGCAGCGCTTGCAAAGCGAGGGCTGGGTCGACCTGCGCCCGGCCCTGGGCGCATTCGTGCACGTGCCCACCGACGCCGAGGCCGATGAGCTGTTGGGAGTGCGCACCCTGCTCGAGGCCGAGTCGGCCAGGCTGGCCGCTCGCGCCGCCAAACCGCCCCAGGTGGAACGCCTCTGGGAGCTGCACCGGACTGGAGAAAAGGCACTCGCCGGCGGCGACAAAGAGGGTCTTGTCACCGCCAACGATGCCTTCCACTCTTATATCGTTGCGATGTCGGCCAACAGCGTGCTGGCCAACCTGATCGGACAGGTCGGGCGCCGGGTGCGGTGGTATTACGAGCCCATCGCATTAGCCCGTGGCAAGGATGCCTGGGACGAACATGCCGAGCTGATCGAGGCCATCGCCGGACGCAGTGGCAAGCGGGCCGGAGACCTGATGCGCCGTCACACCGAACGCACCCGCGAGATCTACCACCAGCGGCGTCAGGAAGCCGCCGAAGGCGCCGAGGGCGTGGCCTGA
- a CDS encoding LysR family transcriptional regulator: MLLRQLEYFVAVARERHFARAAEACYVSQPALSASIAKLERELNVMLINRGRNFEGLTVEGERLVVWAKRVLAVHDGLVAEAAALRSGISGVLRLGSGRAVSTMTALPIAAFCSLHPLARVKVTSHFPTTELVRQLRSFELDAAIAHFDAHERSDLEVVPLYEEQCVLLVAGKQLVSAATSITWSEAAQLPLALLAPDVGFRQFIDNAFADVGAAVVPQIETDSMASLYAHVATGAWASVVPHTWFRSMPMTGAMRGLRLVEPDQRAPIAIAIHASAPGSAAARAFLNVAVGAPLGREDFTYPGQDVDGEFDAGATVASTAVRGSFVA; this comes from the coding sequence ATGCTGCTACGTCAACTCGAGTACTTCGTTGCGGTGGCGAGGGAGCGACACTTCGCGCGCGCGGCCGAGGCGTGCTACGTCTCCCAGCCGGCGCTGTCGGCATCCATTGCGAAGCTGGAACGCGAACTCAACGTCATGTTGATCAATCGCGGACGAAACTTCGAGGGTCTCACGGTGGAGGGTGAACGGCTTGTCGTGTGGGCCAAAAGGGTTCTCGCGGTTCACGACGGTCTGGTAGCCGAAGCGGCCGCATTGCGGTCGGGCATTTCGGGCGTGTTGCGATTGGGGTCCGGGCGGGCGGTATCGACGATGACGGCGCTGCCGATCGCGGCCTTTTGTTCGTTGCACCCACTGGCCCGGGTGAAGGTCACATCCCATTTTCCGACCACAGAATTGGTGCGCCAGCTGCGCTCTTTCGAGCTCGACGCCGCCATTGCGCATTTCGATGCGCACGAGCGCTCGGACCTGGAAGTGGTGCCGCTCTACGAGGAACAGTGCGTGCTGCTGGTGGCGGGAAAGCAGCTGGTGTCGGCGGCGACCAGCATTACCTGGTCGGAAGCGGCCCAGCTGCCGCTTGCGCTCCTGGCGCCGGACGTCGGATTTCGGCAATTCATCGACAATGCTTTCGCCGACGTCGGCGCCGCGGTGGTACCGCAGATCGAGACCGACTCGATGGCATCGCTTTACGCTCACGTCGCCACGGGTGCGTGGGCAAGCGTGGTGCCGCACACGTGGTTTCGTTCGATGCCGATGACCGGCGCAATGCGGGGTTTGCGCTTGGTCGAGCCGGATCAACGGGCGCCGATCGCGATCGCGATCCATGCCTCTGCTCCGGGTTCTGCTGCGGCAAGGGCATTTTTGAACGTGGCGGTGGGCGCACCCCTTGGCCGCGAGGATTTTACCTACCCGGGCCAAGACGTGGACGGTGAATTCGATGCGGGCGCGACCGTCGCGAGTACCGCGGTGAGGGGATCTTTTGTGGCCTGA
- the oxc gene encoding oxalyl-CoA decarboxylase, translating into MTAAPIEDTEAGDAGALTDGIHLVVDALRLNDVHTIYGLVGIPITDLARTAQASGIRYIGFRHESAAGHAAAAAGFLIQKPGICLTVSAPGFLSGLVALANATTNCFPMVQISGSSERHLVDLQRGDYEEMDQLAAARPFVKAAYRVSRAQDIGRGVARAIRTAASGRPGGVYLDIPAAVLGEVLDAESAAETLWRVVDPAPRQLPDLDSVDAAIELLATAQRPLIVLGKGAAYAQADEQIKEFVESTGVPYLPMSMAKGLLPDDHPQSVATTRSLALRRADVVLLVGARLNWLLGHGDAPQWNSGAKFIQIDIEASEMDSNQPIAAPLVGDIGSVMQALVDRAKPGQISASAQWRAELAAKAAQNVAKMADRLAAARVAAPMKFLGALQAIRDVLQDNSQVCVVNEGANALDLARSTIAMYRPRRRLDSGTWGVMGIGMGYAIAAAVETGEPVVAIEGDSAFGFSGMELETICRYKLPIVTVILNNSGVYRGDENSGSDDPAPTALEAHHEFMIKAFGGAGYRAETPDEVAAALREALASGRPALIDCLIDPSDGTESGNIAHLNPKGITNPG; encoded by the coding sequence ATGACCGCCGCTCCCATCGAAGACACCGAGGCTGGAGACGCCGGGGCCCTCACCGATGGGATACATCTGGTGGTCGACGCGCTCCGGCTCAACGATGTGCACACCATTTACGGGCTGGTGGGCATTCCCATCACCGACTTGGCGCGGACCGCGCAGGCCTCGGGTATCCGCTACATCGGTTTTCGTCACGAGAGCGCCGCGGGACACGCCGCGGCGGCCGCCGGTTTCCTGATCCAGAAGCCCGGCATCTGCTTGACGGTATCAGCACCCGGATTTCTCAGCGGACTCGTGGCGCTGGCCAATGCGACGACCAATTGCTTTCCAATGGTGCAGATTTCGGGCTCAAGTGAGCGCCATCTCGTCGATCTGCAGCGTGGCGACTATGAGGAAATGGATCAGCTTGCCGCGGCCCGACCCTTCGTCAAAGCGGCTTACCGGGTGTCTCGGGCCCAGGACATCGGCCGTGGTGTGGCGCGGGCAATTCGCACGGCGGCTTCCGGGCGTCCCGGTGGGGTCTACCTAGACATCCCGGCAGCCGTGTTGGGCGAGGTTCTCGACGCCGAGTCCGCTGCCGAAACGCTCTGGCGCGTGGTCGATCCGGCGCCACGCCAACTGCCCGACCTCGACTCGGTAGATGCGGCGATCGAATTGCTCGCCACCGCCCAGCGACCGTTGATCGTCCTGGGCAAAGGCGCTGCATACGCACAGGCGGACGAGCAGATCAAAGAATTCGTGGAAAGCACCGGGGTGCCCTACTTGCCGATGTCGATGGCCAAAGGGCTGCTGCCCGACGATCACCCGCAGTCGGTGGCCACGACCCGATCGCTGGCGCTGCGCCGCGCCGATGTCGTCCTGCTGGTGGGGGCGCGGCTGAACTGGTTACTCGGACATGGCGATGCGCCGCAGTGGAATTCGGGCGCCAAGTTCATCCAGATCGACATCGAAGCCAGCGAGATGGACAGCAATCAGCCGATCGCGGCCCCGCTGGTCGGCGATATCGGTTCGGTGATGCAGGCACTGGTGGACCGCGCCAAGCCGGGTCAGATCAGCGCGTCGGCACAATGGCGTGCGGAACTGGCAGCCAAGGCGGCGCAAAATGTCGCCAAGATGGCGGACCGTCTGGCCGCCGCCCGCGTTGCTGCGCCAATGAAATTCCTTGGCGCACTGCAGGCGATCCGCGATGTGTTGCAAGACAATTCGCAAGTATGTGTGGTCAACGAGGGGGCTAACGCACTCGACCTGGCGCGCAGCACGATCGCGATGTACCGGCCGCGCCGGCGCCTTGACAGCGGGACCTGGGGCGTGATGGGCATCGGGATGGGGTATGCGATCGCGGCCGCCGTGGAGACCGGTGAACCCGTGGTGGCGATCGAAGGTGACAGCGCCTTCGGTTTCAGCGGAATGGAATTGGAGACAATCTGCCGCTACAAGCTGCCGATCGTCACCGTCATCCTCAACAACAGCGGTGTGTATCGCGGTGACGAGAACTCGGGATCAGACGACCCGGCGCCGACGGCGCTGGAGGCCCACCACGAGTTCATGATCAAGGCCTTCGGCGGTGCGGGTTACCGGGCCGAAACGCCCGACGAGGTCGCCGCGGCGCTGCGGGAGGCCCTGGCGTCGGGGCGGCCGGCACTGATCGATTGCCTGATCGATCCGTCGGACGGGACCGAGAGTGGCAACATCGCTCACCTCAATCCCAAGGGGATCACCAACCCGGGCTGA